AAGTGGTGTTGGTGGTAGATAATGCCTCGACCGATGGCACGGGCGATTGGCTGGCCACCCAGACAGACCCGCGGTTGAAAGTGTTGCGCTGCGCGACGAACCTCGGCGGTGCCGGCGGCTTTGAGACCGGGATGCGGCAGGCCATGTCGCAGTTTAACCCGGATTGGGTCCTGGTCATGGACGATGACGCACGGCCAGAGCCTTCAGCGTTAGAGGTTTTTCATGCCCATGACCGCCGCAAGGCCGAAGCTTGGGCCGCAGCGGTCTATCACCCCGATGGTCGGATCTGCGATATGAACCGTCCTTCGGTTAATCCCTTCTGGAACCCCGTCGTCTTGCGCCGCACGGTTACCGGAGGCGGGCGCAACGGATTTCACATTGGCCGGGCCGAGTATGAGGCCGCCAGCCCTACTTCTATTGATGGCGCGTCTTTTGTGGGGCTGTTCATCTCCCCTGCGGCCATTGCGCGGGTTGGCTATCCGGATGGGTCTTTGTTTATCTATGGAGATGATGTGCTATACACGCTAGGATTGCGAAGGGCAGGGGGGGAGATCCTTTTTGATCCGGCGCTGCGCTTTGAGCATGATTTCAGCTCTATCGGTGAAGATACACCCCGGATCACGCCCCTGTGGAAGGTCTATTATTGGCGTTGTCAACTTAACTCGCTGGCGCCGAGGAAATGGCCTGTTTTAGAGCGTCAGATGCTCGCGGCGCCCTTCCAAGCGTCGAAGGCTTCGATTCGATGATAGCGTGTTGCGTTTGCGGAACGGCGGCTGGCGGGAACTGAGAAACGGTTTCGGACGGCAGTGTGGCAGGCTACAAACCGTTGCAACCCGCCCGGAGAGCGAAATCCTTGCATGCAACGCTCTCGTTTTCGAAACGGTAGATGGCTGTTTTCCGCCCTGTTGTTCAAGCCCTTGTGGGAACGATGTTCGAGACCGGATGCGACTTCACGTTTGGCCGCTCCGTAGGATCGCAGCTTGTCTGTGACGATCCGTTTGGGCAAGCCAAACCGCTTGATCAGCGCCTTCAAAAGACGCTTTGCGGCACGCTTGTCGCGTCTGGATTGCAGGATTTCCTCCAGAACAAGCCCGTTCTGATCGACCGCGCGCCAGAGCCAGAACTTCCGCCCCGATATCGTTACCACAACCTCATCGAGATGCCAGATATCGCCGGGACGGGCCTGGCGTCGACGCAAATTCCGGGCAATTTGAGGGGCAAATTTCGCCGCCCAACGCCGGATCGTCTCATAGGAAACGTCGACGCCACGGTTCAGGAGCATTTCCTCGACCTCGCGTAGGGAGAGGTTGAAACGCACATAAAGCCAAACCGCGTGCGTGATGATCTCTGGCGGAAAACGGTGGCGCTTGTAGCTGACAGTCGTACTCATGCGTAGCAACTACGAAAAATATCCAACGCTGCCAACGGACCCGTGTTAACGTGACAATTCCGTGTCCAAAGGTCTTGCAGCGAGTTTTCCAGCGGCGTGCCGGTCAGCGCCAGCCGCCCCTTGGCAGGAATGTTGCGCAGGCTCTTGGCCATTTGCGACGCAGGGTTCTTGAGGGTTTGCGCTTCGTCCAGGATCACCAGAGGCCACTCTGTCGCTGTCAGCCAGTCTTGATCACGCGCCAGCAACGGATAGGTGGTGACGACCAGATCGGCGCGCAGAGCCTCGTCGCGCAGCGCCGCCCGGCCTGTGCCATGCAGGACCACGAGCCGAATATCCGGTGTGAATTGCGCGGACTGCATCTGCCAGCCATGCAGCAGGCTGGTCGGTACGATCAGAAGCGCCGGGCCAGCTGCTCCTGCTTCGCGACGTGCCTGCAAGAGGGCCAACACCTGAATTGTCTTGCCCAGCCCCATATCATCCGCCAGAACTCCGCCAAAACCGGCTTCGAGCAAGCTGCCCATCCAGGCGGAACCATAGGCCTGATAGGGGCGCAACTGCGCGCGCAATCCCTTTGGTGGAGCAAAACTCTCGGCCTCGGCCAATGCCTTCAGGCTACGAGCCAGCGGAATGATCCCGGCGTTATCGGCGAAGTGTACCGAGCTGCCTGCCAGCGCCTTTTCTGCCAACCGAGCGACATCGGCATCCGACGGGTGCAGCGCGCCCAACTCGGCATAATGCGTCAGCACCAGATGGAGTAGGGGTGCCAGCGGACTGAGGTCCAGGGGGGCATAGCCCGCCTTGCCCCGGTTCAGGTAAACCGGCTTATCGGACAGATGCTGCGACAGGACGTCGACATCCGGCACGGCGTCCCATTCGTCACGCACCTGTTCAAGAAAGGCCGCGATCAGGGGCGCGACATCCACTGGCTTGCCGCCGATCTCGGCTTGAAACCCCAGCGAGAACCAGTCGTTGCCGTGGAATGCGTCGCCTGCCTCGGCCTGTGTTGCAACCGTCAGCGCGGCAGCTTCATCGCTCAAACGGAAGGGCCACTTTGATGTTTCAATGATTTCCCAGCCTTCGGTCCGCAACCCGGGCAGCGTCCGGAACGCAAACTCGAGACCATCGCGCGACGACGGGAGGCGCATACTGTTCGCGCCCATCTCCTCCTCAGCGAAGACGAAATCGCATTGCAGCATTCGAGCGCTCGGCAAAAGATAGTCCATTTCGTCAACGGGTATCGCCCCTGCATCCATCAGCCGGATGACGCAAGCAGCTTCCCATTGATGATCGCGCGTCAGCGTTACGACCTCGTTGTTTTCAACGACCCGGGGGTCGGCGTCGCCTTCCCAAACCTCCTGCCCGTCATAGACAAAGCGCAATGTCAGTGTTGGCAGAGTGACAGAAACGCTGTCCCAACGCCTATAGCCGTCACGCGCGCTCTCCGCTCCAAGCGTCAAACGAGCGATGCGTTTATGGGCCGCGCGCCGTCTCTGTCGCGCCACATGCGGCGGCGGCAAGGCCAGTCCAGCGAGCGTGGCGGGCATCTCCGCAGCCAGGGCCGCCGCTTCATCGGGCGCGACTTGGGGAGCGCTCTGGACAAGCTGCAGCGCCTCAATCTGCACCGGCTGTGCCAGCGCCCCGATCTGACCGTGCGCGGTGTTCACCCATAGCGCTGCCCCGTCCAACGCCCGCAACTCCAACTGTATGCCGTCTGCGTCCTCAAACCCCAGGCTCTGACTGCCATCCGCCGCCATGCGCCAGGCCAGTCTGGCCTTTGGACACGCTTCTGACCAGCTCAACTCCGCGTCCGGAGAATTGTCATGGAGGAAGCGACCCGTGTCGCACAAGCGCCGGATCAGGGGCAAAGCATCCTGCCCCTTTGGCTTGAACATACCGGGCAGGCCGTAGCTATAGTGCGTTTCCCACAGTTGGGTCTGCGCCAGCGCAGACAAAAGCTCCAGATCGGTCGGTCGGATGAATTTTGCCACAGCGTTGCTGCGCAGGGCATGCAGCGCATCATAGCGCCGGATCGCCTTGTTCAGGCCCGTGCCAGCAGCATTGATACGGCCCTTGTAAATGTCGATCCTGACTTTTGTTTCATTCGGGATCAGGACATAAAGCAGGCGTTCCTTCACCTTGTCCGGATAGTCCTCGGGACGTGCCTCAGGCGGCACTAGGGCTGTCGGCTGCTGCTTGACACGGGTCAGCCAACCCCGCACCGGTGCTGCCAGTTGCGGGGAGCTGGAATCGCGTTCCGCCGATGTCATCAAAACAGCGACCACGTGCTTGCAATTATGCCCCACCGGGCAAGAGCAAATCCCGTCCACAAAGCTGTTGCTCAGGGTAATCCGCTGTTGGTAGCTTTCCCCGCGCCCATTCAACACGCGCCCGCGGATACTCCCATCCGGCAGAGGCTCGACCGTCGCGACCAGACCGCGATGCGCATAATCTTCACCGCGTTGCAGCGTGCCGACATCAAAATAATCCCTCAACCGTAAGTCC
The Sulfitobacter sp. D7 DNA segment above includes these coding regions:
- a CDS encoding glycosyltransferase — translated: MDSGLTAQQQGAGRVVAVVVTYNRLAQLQVTLPRLLATAPEHLEVVLVVDNASTDGTGDWLATQTDPRLKVLRCATNLGGAGGFETGMRQAMSQFNPDWVLVMDDDARPEPSALEVFHAHDRRKAEAWAAAVYHPDGRICDMNRPSVNPFWNPVVLRRTVTGGGRNGFHIGRAEYEAASPTSIDGASFVGLFISPAAIARVGYPDGSLFIYGDDVLYTLGLRRAGGEILFDPALRFEHDFSSIGEDTPRITPLWKVYYWRCQLNSLAPRKWPVLERQMLAAPFQASKASIR
- a CDS encoding IS6 family transposase, producing MSTTVSYKRHRFPPEIITHAVWLYVRFNLSLREVEEMLLNRGVDVSYETIRRWAAKFAPQIARNLRRRQARPGDIWHLDEVVVTISGRKFWLWRAVDQNGLVLEEILQSRRDKRAAKRLLKALIKRFGLPKRIVTDKLRSYGAAKREVASGLEHRSHKGLNNRAENSHLPFRKRERCMQGFRSPGGLQRFVACHTAVRNRFSVPASRRSANATRYHRIEAFDAWKGAASI
- a CDS encoding SNF2-related protein, which codes for MPPFFCKFHIGGAMENRYLEEYAGDLWAGSAGRALGCCMDLRLRDYFDVGTLQRGEDYAHRGLVATVEPLPDGSIRGRVLNGRGESYQQRITLSNSFVDGICSCPVGHNCKHVVAVLMTSAERDSSSPQLAAPVRGWLTRVKQQPTALVPPEARPEDYPDKVKERLLYVLIPNETKVRIDIYKGRINAAGTGLNKAIRRYDALHALRSNAVAKFIRPTDLELLSALAQTQLWETHYSYGLPGMFKPKGQDALPLIRRLCDTGRFLHDNSPDAELSWSEACPKARLAWRMAADGSQSLGFEDADGIQLELRALDGAALWVNTAHGQIGALAQPVQIEALQLVQSAPQVAPDEAAALAAEMPATLAGLALPPPHVARQRRRAAHKRIARLTLGAESARDGYRRWDSVSVTLPTLTLRFVYDGQEVWEGDADPRVVENNEVVTLTRDHQWEAACVIRLMDAGAIPVDEMDYLLPSARMLQCDFVFAEEEMGANSMRLPSSRDGLEFAFRTLPGLRTEGWEIIETSKWPFRLSDEAAALTVATQAEAGDAFHGNDWFSLGFQAEIGGKPVDVAPLIAAFLEQVRDEWDAVPDVDVLSQHLSDKPVYLNRGKAGYAPLDLSPLAPLLHLVLTHYAELGALHPSDADVARLAEKALAGSSVHFADNAGIIPLARSLKALAEAESFAPPKGLRAQLRPYQAYGSAWMGSLLEAGFGGVLADDMGLGKTIQVLALLQARREAGAAGPALLIVPTSLLHGWQMQSAQFTPDIRLVVLHGTGRAALRDEALRADLVVTTYPLLARDQDWLTATEWPLVILDEAQTLKNPASQMAKSLRNIPAKGRLALTGTPLENSLQDLWTRNCHVNTGPLAALDIFRSCYA